From Medicago truncatula cultivar Jemalong A17 chromosome 7, MtrunA17r5.0-ANR, whole genome shotgun sequence, a single genomic window includes:
- the LOC25499338 gene encoding probable pectate lyase 12: MFKTICILLIISVLSSFSQLGTAMLNLTLPGTHPDPDAVAHEVHRKVNASIARREMLSGSACMTGNPIDDCWKCDPEWPNNRQRLADCAIGFGQYAKGGKGGEFYVVTDSSDDDAVTPKPGTLRYGVIKNEPLWIVFPSNMMIKLKQELIFNSYKTIDGRGADVHIVGGGCITLQFISNVIIHNIHIHHCHPSGNTNVRSSPEHFGYRTMSDGDGISIFGSKDIWVDHCTLSHCKDGLIDAVMGSTGITISNNFMSHHNEVMLLGHSDDYLPDSGMQVTIAFNHFGEKLVQRMPRCRRGYIHVVNNDFTEWEMYAIGGSGEPTINSQGNRYFAPINPFAKEVTKRVETEQNKWKGWNWRSEGDVMVNGAFFVTSGDTLEVKYEKAYSVEPQSADRIVLLTMNSGVLGNARDNNLGMWSRGPSSNSDGVLDSGPDYTDDMSGSARVLPSSFTIVMCFLLSYRVLPLTIIQ, translated from the exons atgtTCAAAACAATATGCATATTGCTAATTATCTCTGTTCTAAGTTCATTTTCACAACTTGGAACAGCAATGCTGAACTTAACTCTTCCTGGAACACACCCTGACCCTGATGCTGTTGCCCACGAAGTTCATAG GAAGGTGAATGCTTCAATAGCAAGAAGGGAAATGCTATCTGGATCTGCATGCATGACTGGTAACCCGATTGACGATTGTTGGAAATGCGATCCAGAATGGCCCAACAATCGTCAAAGGTTAGCTGATTGTGCAATCGGGTTTGGTCAGTATGCTAAAGGAGGAAAAGGTGGTGAATTTTACGTTGTAACAGATTCATCAGATGATGATGCTGTTACCCCAAAACCAGGTACATTAAGATATGGTGTGATAAAAAATGAACCATTGTGGATAGTGTTCCCTAGTAACATGATGATTAAGCTGAAGCAAGAGCTTATATTTAATAGTTATAAGACTATTGACGGACGTGGAGCTGATGTTCACATTGTGGGAGGAGGATGCATTACTTTGCAGTTTATTAGTAATGTTATAATACATAACATTCATATTCACCATTGTCACCCCTCAg GGAACACAAATGTGAGATCAAGTCCTGAACACTTTGGCTACAGAACAATGTCAGACGGAGATGGAATATCCATATTCGGTTCAAAAGACATATGGGTCGACCATTGCACACTCTCACATTGCAAAGATGGACTAATAGACGCAGTAATGGGATCAACAGGAATAACGATATCCAACAACTTCATGTCACACCACAACGAAGTCATGCTTCTTGGACACAGCGATGACTACCTCCCAGACTCGGGAATGCAAGTCACAATCGCATTCAACCATTTTGGCGAGAAACTTGTACAAAGGATGCCGCGATGCAGAAGAGGATACATCCATGTGGTCAACAATGATTTCACTGAGTGGGAAATGTATGCCATTGGGGGGAGTGGTGAACCAACTATTAACAGTCAAGGGAACCGTTACTTTGCGCCGATTAATCCTTTTGCTAAAGAGGTTACTAAGAGGGTTGAAACTGAGCAAAATAAGTGGAAAGGGTGGAATTGGAGGTCTGAGGGTGATGTTATGGTTAATGGTGCATTTTTTGTTACATCTGGTGACACTCTAGAGGTTAAGTATGAGAAGGCTTATAGTGTTGAACCTCAGTCTGCTGATCGGATTGTTCTTCTTACCATGAACTCTGGTGTTCTTGGTAATGCAAG AGACAATAACTTGGGAATGTGGAGCAGAGGACCAAGCAGCAACAGTGACGGCGTTTTAGATTCTGGCCCGGATTACACAGATGATATGTCAGGGAGTGCGCGAGTGTTGCCGTCTTCTTTTACTATTGTGATGTGCTTCTTGTTGTCTTATAGAGTGCTACCATTAACAATTATTCAATGA
- the LOC25499339 gene encoding eukaryotic translation initiation factor 5B isoform X3, whose translation MVEALAVVGERCIDGGADCRGVPRIFLISLKYRGLALCDIAILVVDINIGLRPQTIETLNLLNMCKTKFIVVLNQVDRIYGWKTCRNASFPNAYMKQSRDAEIGFCSMLNRTIWQFRQHGIVTKICYQNKEMRETVSIVPTSAISGEGISDMLLQLVMWTQKTMVEKLTYREELQCIILDVNDFEDCGTTLNVVLVNGVLHEGDQIAVCGRQGTTIVTSIQALLKTPPLMELGAKGDYIHCKKVKGAKAIKIIAQGLQDAVVGSNVYMAKPDEDFKEGELVKGETMRIIGLQNYIIFLGLIAVVMLLLPWLYLMC comes from the exons ATGGTAGAGGCGCTCGCGGTGGTCGGCGAGAGGTGCATAGACGGTGGTGCAGACTGCAGAGGCGTGCCAAGAATTTTCCTTATAAG CTTAAAGTATCGAGGTTTAGCTCTATGTGATATTGCAATCTTGGTTGTTGACATTAATATTGGGTTACGGCCACAGACAATTGAAACACTAAATCTTTTAAATATGTGCAAGACAAAGTTCATTGTTGTCTTGAATCAG GTTGACAGGATTTATGGATGGAAAACATGTCGCAATGCTTCATTCCCCAATGCATATATGAAGCAGTCTCGTGATGCTGAAATAGGATTTTGTTCTATGCTCAATAGG ACTATTTGGCAGTTCAGACAACATGGTATAGTTACAAAGATATGTTATCAAAACAAGGAAATGAGAGAAACGGTCAGCATTGTGCCAACAAGTGCTATAAG TGGTGAAGGAATCTCAGATATGTTATTACAATTGGTTATGTGGACCCAAAAAACAATGGTTGAAAAACTTACATACAGGGAAGAATTGCAG TGTATTATTTTGGATGTCAATGATTTTGAAGACTGTGGAACCACTCTTAATGTTGTTTTAGTTAATGGTGTTCTACATGAAGGAGATCAAATAGCTGTATGTGGAAGGCAG GGTACAACAATTGTTACTTCAATTCAAGCTTTACTGAAAACTCCTCCATTGATGGAACTAGGTGCTAAG GGAGACTATATCCACTGCAAAAAAGTCAAAGGTGCGAAGGCCATCAAGATCATTGCTCAG GGACTTCAAGATGCTGTTGTTGGCTCTAATGTATATATGGCGAAGCCTGATGAAGATTTCAAAGAAGGAGAATTGGTGAAGGGCGAGACAATGAGAATTATTGGACTCCAaaactatattatatttttgggtCTGATAGCTGttgtgatgttgttgttgcctTGGTTATATCTAATGTGCTAA
- the LOC25499339 gene encoding eukaryotic translation initiation factor 5B isoform X1: MENPSLLGEGEGYVSDVDEAIENISVPKKVEKKHLRSPICLMIGHELSGKTALLDCIRGTKSDNNDFQHYRATYVPAKNIRERTRKLKSYEKIKVPGLLFIDTPGFISIPSLKYRGLALCDIAILVVDINIGLRPQTIETLNLLNMCKTKFIVVLNQVDRIYGWKTCRNASFPNAYMKQSRDAEIGFCSMLNRTIWQFRQHGIVTKICYQNKEMRETVSIVPTSAISGEGISDMLLQLVMWTQKTMVEKLTYREELQCIILDVNDFEDCGTTLNVVLVNGVLHEGDQIAVCGRQGTTIVTSIQALLKTPPLMELGAKGDYIHCKKVKGAKAIKIIAQGLQDAVVGSNVYMAKPDEDFKEGELVKGETMRIIGLQNYIIFLGLIAVVMLLLPWLYLMC; encoded by the exons ATGGAAAACCCTAGTTTGCTCGGTGAGGGAGAGGGATATGTCAGCGATGTTGATGAAGCTATTGAAAATATCTCTGTTCCAAAAAAGGTTGAAAAAAAACATCTCCGTTCCCCGATTTGCTTGATGATTGGGCATGAGTTGAGTGGCAAAACTGCACTGCTGGATTGTATTCGAGGTACCAAAAGTGATAATAATGATTTTCAACATTATAGGGCTACATATGTTCCTGCTAAGAATATACGTGAAAGAACTAGGAAattgaaatcttatgaaaaaaTCAAAGTTCCTGGTTTACTGTTTATTGATACTCCGGGTTTCATATCAATCCCCAGCTTAAAGTATCGAGGTTTAGCTCTATGTGATATTGCAATCTTGGTTGTTGACATTAATATTGGGTTACGGCCACAGACAATTGAAACACTAAATCTTTTAAATATGTGCAAGACAAAGTTCATTGTTGTCTTGAATCAG GTTGACAGGATTTATGGATGGAAAACATGTCGCAATGCTTCATTCCCCAATGCATATATGAAGCAGTCTCGTGATGCTGAAATAGGATTTTGTTCTATGCTCAATAGG ACTATTTGGCAGTTCAGACAACATGGTATAGTTACAAAGATATGTTATCAAAACAAGGAAATGAGAGAAACGGTCAGCATTGTGCCAACAAGTGCTATAAG TGGTGAAGGAATCTCAGATATGTTATTACAATTGGTTATGTGGACCCAAAAAACAATGGTTGAAAAACTTACATACAGGGAAGAATTGCAG TGTATTATTTTGGATGTCAATGATTTTGAAGACTGTGGAACCACTCTTAATGTTGTTTTAGTTAATGGTGTTCTACATGAAGGAGATCAAATAGCTGTATGTGGAAGGCAG GGTACAACAATTGTTACTTCAATTCAAGCTTTACTGAAAACTCCTCCATTGATGGAACTAGGTGCTAAG GGAGACTATATCCACTGCAAAAAAGTCAAAGGTGCGAAGGCCATCAAGATCATTGCTCAG GGACTTCAAGATGCTGTTGTTGGCTCTAATGTATATATGGCGAAGCCTGATGAAGATTTCAAAGAAGGAGAATTGGTGAAGGGCGAGACAATGAGAATTATTGGACTCCAaaactatattatatttttgggtCTGATAGCTGttgtgatgttgttgttgcctTGGTTATATCTAATGTGCTAA
- the LOC25499339 gene encoding eukaryotic translation initiation factor 5B isoform X2 gives MENPSLLGEGEGYVSDVDEAIENISVPKKVEKKHLRSPICLMIGHELSGKTALLDCIRGTKSDNNDFQHYRATYVPAKNIRERTRKLKSYEKIKVPGLLFIDTPGFISIPSLKYRGLALCDIAILVVDINIGLRPQTIETLNLLNMCKTKFIVVLNQVDRIYGWKTCRNASFPNAYMKQSRDAEIGFCSMLNRTIWQFRQHGIVTKICYQNKEMRETVSIVPTSAISGEGISDMLLQLVMWTQKTMVEKLTYREELQCIILDVNDFEDCGTTLNVVLVNGVLHEGDQIAVCGRQGTTIVTSIQALLKTPPLMELGAKICGLISGRLYPLQKSQRCEGHQDHCSGTSRCCCWL, from the exons ATGGAAAACCCTAGTTTGCTCGGTGAGGGAGAGGGATATGTCAGCGATGTTGATGAAGCTATTGAAAATATCTCTGTTCCAAAAAAGGTTGAAAAAAAACATCTCCGTTCCCCGATTTGCTTGATGATTGGGCATGAGTTGAGTGGCAAAACTGCACTGCTGGATTGTATTCGAGGTACCAAAAGTGATAATAATGATTTTCAACATTATAGGGCTACATATGTTCCTGCTAAGAATATACGTGAAAGAACTAGGAAattgaaatcttatgaaaaaaTCAAAGTTCCTGGTTTACTGTTTATTGATACTCCGGGTTTCATATCAATCCCCAGCTTAAAGTATCGAGGTTTAGCTCTATGTGATATTGCAATCTTGGTTGTTGACATTAATATTGGGTTACGGCCACAGACAATTGAAACACTAAATCTTTTAAATATGTGCAAGACAAAGTTCATTGTTGTCTTGAATCAG GTTGACAGGATTTATGGATGGAAAACATGTCGCAATGCTTCATTCCCCAATGCATATATGAAGCAGTCTCGTGATGCTGAAATAGGATTTTGTTCTATGCTCAATAGG ACTATTTGGCAGTTCAGACAACATGGTATAGTTACAAAGATATGTTATCAAAACAAGGAAATGAGAGAAACGGTCAGCATTGTGCCAACAAGTGCTATAAG TGGTGAAGGAATCTCAGATATGTTATTACAATTGGTTATGTGGACCCAAAAAACAATGGTTGAAAAACTTACATACAGGGAAGAATTGCAG TGTATTATTTTGGATGTCAATGATTTTGAAGACTGTGGAACCACTCTTAATGTTGTTTTAGTTAATGGTGTTCTACATGAAGGAGATCAAATAGCTGTATGTGGAAGGCAG GGTACAACAATTGTTACTTCAATTCAAGCTTTACTGAAAACTCCTCCATTGATGGAACTAGGTGCTAAG ATTTGTGGTCTAATTTCAGGGAGACTATATCCACTGCAAAAAAGTCAAAGGTGCGAAGGCCATCAAGATCATTGCTCAG GGACTTCAAGATGCTGTTGTTGGCTCTAA
- the LOC25499339 gene encoding eukaryotic translation initiation factor 5B isoform X4, producing the protein MCKTKFIVVLNQVDRIYGWKTCRNASFPNAYMKQSRDAEIGFCSMLNRTIWQFRQHGIVTKICYQNKEMRETVSIVPTSAISGEGISDMLLQLVMWTQKTMVEKLTYREELQCIILDVNDFEDCGTTLNVVLVNGVLHEGDQIAVCGRQGTTIVTSIQALLKTPPLMELGAKGDYIHCKKVKGAKAIKIIAQGLQDAVVGSNVYMAKPDEDFKEGELVKGETMRIIGLQNYIIFLGLIAVVMLLLPWLYLMC; encoded by the exons ATGTGCAAGACAAAGTTCATTGTTGTCTTGAATCAG GTTGACAGGATTTATGGATGGAAAACATGTCGCAATGCTTCATTCCCCAATGCATATATGAAGCAGTCTCGTGATGCTGAAATAGGATTTTGTTCTATGCTCAATAGG ACTATTTGGCAGTTCAGACAACATGGTATAGTTACAAAGATATGTTATCAAAACAAGGAAATGAGAGAAACGGTCAGCATTGTGCCAACAAGTGCTATAAG TGGTGAAGGAATCTCAGATATGTTATTACAATTGGTTATGTGGACCCAAAAAACAATGGTTGAAAAACTTACATACAGGGAAGAATTGCAG TGTATTATTTTGGATGTCAATGATTTTGAAGACTGTGGAACCACTCTTAATGTTGTTTTAGTTAATGGTGTTCTACATGAAGGAGATCAAATAGCTGTATGTGGAAGGCAG GGTACAACAATTGTTACTTCAATTCAAGCTTTACTGAAAACTCCTCCATTGATGGAACTAGGTGCTAAG GGAGACTATATCCACTGCAAAAAAGTCAAAGGTGCGAAGGCCATCAAGATCATTGCTCAG GGACTTCAAGATGCTGTTGTTGGCTCTAATGTATATATGGCGAAGCCTGATGAAGATTTCAAAGAAGGAGAATTGGTGAAGGGCGAGACAATGAGAATTATTGGACTCCAaaactatattatatttttgggtCTGATAGCTGttgtgatgttgttgttgcctTGGTTATATCTAATGTGCTAA
- the LOC25499340 gene encoding alpha carbonic anhydrase 7 encodes MNRQNHFLFSIVLLSITILFYSTLTRASDDPEYGYNEKSAKGPRHWGDLKREWAACKGEMQSPIDLSSDRVSVMIPEFGDLKRNYKPQHATISNRGHDVAVTWEGDVGYIDINGTHYFLQQSHWHWPSEHTINGRRYDLELHMVHVSTQPDGTNKTAVVGVLYKYGSPDPFLSKLVNYIIEVPDEEEEKSIGVIDPSKIFKSAKMYYRYMGSLTAPPCTEGIIWTINNKIRTVSRGQVKLLKNSVLKYYAKRNARPVQILNQREIELYDPKAKNIPNY; translated from the exons ATGAACCGCCAAAACCactttttgttttcaattgtgTTATTATCAATAACCATCCTATTTTATTCGACATTAACTAGAGCTAGTGATGACCCTG AATACGGGTATAATGAAAAAAGTGCAAAGGGACCTAGACATTGGGGTGATCTCAAAAGAGAATGGGCAGCTTGTAAAGGGGAGATGCAATCTCCAATTGATTTGTCGAGTGACAGAGTGAGTGTGATGATCCCAGAGTTTGGGGATCTAAAGAGGAACTACAAGCCTCAACATGCTACTATATCCAACAGGGGTCATGATGTTGCA GTTACTTGGGAAGGGGATGTTGGGTACATAGACATCAATGGAACACATTATTTCCTTCAACAAAGCCATTGGCACTGGCCATCTGAACATACCATCAATGGCAGGAG GTATGACTTAGAGTTACACATGGTTCATGTTAGCACTCAGCCAGATGGAACAAACAAGACTgctgttgttggtgttttgtaCAAGTATGGTTCACCTGATCCATTTCTCTCCAAG CTGGTAAATTACATAATAGAAGTTcctgatgaagaagaagagaaaagcaTAGGGGTTATTGATCCTTCAAAAATATTCAAGAGTGCAAAGATGTATTACAGATACATGGGATCACTCACTGCTCCCCCTTGCACTGAAGGTATCATTTGGACCATTAATAACAAG ATAAGAACGGTTTCAAGAGGACAAGTAAAGTTACTGAAGAATTCCGTACTTAAATAT TATGCAAAAAGGAATGCAAGGCCGGTGCAGATCCTAAATCAGCGAGAAATTGAACTGTACGACCCAAAAGCAAAGAATATACCAAACTATTGA